In Saccharomonospora marina XMU15, one genomic interval encodes:
- a CDS encoding NADH-quinone oxidoreductase subunit M, producing MSWLVAMILLPLAGAVAVAGLRGNERTATAVAFAVAVLELLLVVPLWLAYDPGGERIQQATSMDWIPAFGIHISFGIDGIALLMIAVTALLVPIVIGALRSTDRLPEGRSVGGFLSLILVQQALTIAVFAATDVFLFYVLFEIMLVPMYFLIGFYGGPRRQYAAVKFFLYSFLGGLIMLASAIGAYVLAADELGSGTFDWATLVSVVSDAPASTQIWLFLGFFLAFAIKAPLVPFHTWLPDAAGQAPIAVTVLLIGVLDKVGTFGFLRYSLPMFPEASSQLAPLVLVLAVVGVIYGSILAAGQQDMKRFLAYVSIAHFGFIALGIFAFTTQSVVGSATYMLNHSLATGMLILVIGIVATRGGSTRISDYGGMFKVTPILGGMLLIAGLSTLSLPGTSSFISEFLVLIGAFESRPVYAIIATVGMVLAAAYVLWLYQRIMTGPVRGDALVGVGGGPGTAVAPEVGAKKAIRDLSGKEIAVLAPLVVLIVGLGFYPKPVLDTVAPSVEATVSAVQER from the coding sequence ATGAGTTGGCTTGTGGCCATGATCCTGCTGCCGCTCGCGGGCGCTGTCGCGGTCGCGGGGTTGCGCGGTAACGAGCGCACGGCGACCGCGGTGGCTTTCGCGGTCGCGGTGCTGGAACTGCTGCTGGTCGTGCCACTGTGGCTGGCCTACGACCCGGGCGGCGAGCGCATCCAGCAGGCCACGTCGATGGACTGGATTCCGGCATTCGGCATCCACATCTCGTTCGGCATCGACGGCATCGCGTTGCTGATGATCGCCGTGACCGCGTTGCTCGTGCCGATCGTGATCGGTGCGCTGCGCTCCACCGACCGGCTGCCGGAAGGCCGCTCCGTCGGTGGGTTCCTCTCGCTGATCCTGGTGCAGCAGGCGCTGACGATCGCCGTATTCGCGGCGACCGACGTGTTCTTGTTCTACGTGCTGTTCGAGATCATGCTGGTGCCGATGTACTTCCTCATCGGCTTCTACGGCGGGCCGAGGCGGCAGTACGCGGCGGTGAAGTTCTTCCTGTACTCCTTCCTCGGCGGGCTCATCATGCTGGCCTCGGCCATCGGGGCGTACGTACTGGCCGCCGACGAACTGGGAAGCGGAACGTTCGACTGGGCCACGCTGGTGAGTGTGGTGAGCGACGCGCCCGCCTCCACACAGATCTGGTTGTTCCTCGGCTTCTTCCTCGCGTTCGCCATCAAGGCGCCGTTGGTGCCGTTCCACACCTGGCTGCCCGACGCCGCGGGACAGGCACCGATCGCGGTCACCGTGCTGCTGATCGGTGTTCTCGACAAGGTCGGCACGTTCGGGTTCCTGCGCTACAGCCTGCCGATGTTCCCCGAGGCCAGTTCGCAGCTCGCGCCACTGGTGCTCGTGCTGGCCGTCGTCGGCGTGATCTACGGGTCGATCCTGGCGGCGGGACAGCAGGACATGAAGCGCTTCCTAGCCTACGTCTCGATCGCCCACTTCGGATTCATCGCGCTGGGCATCTTCGCCTTCACGACGCAGTCGGTGGTCGGATCGGCCACGTACATGCTCAACCACAGCCTCGCCACCGGCATGCTGATCCTGGTGATCGGCATCGTCGCGACCAGGGGTGGGTCCACCCGGATCTCCGACTACGGCGGCATGTTCAAGGTGACGCCGATCCTCGGTGGAATGCTGCTCATCGCGGGCCTCTCGACGTTGTCGTTGCCGGGCACGAGCTCCTTCATCAGTGAGTTCCTGGTGCTTATCGGGGCGTTCGAATCCAGGCCGGTTTACGCGATCATCGCGACGGTGGGCATGGTGCTCGCCGCCGCATACGTGCTGTGGCTGTATCAGCGGATCATGACCGGCCCGGTGCGTGGTGACGCGCTGGTCGGCGTCGGCGGTGGCCCCGGCACCGCGGTGGCACCGGAGGTCGGCGCCAAGAAGGCCATCCGTGACCTGTCCGGCAAGGAAATCGCCGTGCTCGCCCCGCTCGTGGTGCTGATCGTCGGGCTCGGCTTCTACCCGAAGCCGGTACTCGACACGGTCGCGCCGTCGGTGGAGGCGACCGTCTCAGCGGTGCAGGAAAGGTAG
- the nuoL gene encoding NADH-quinone oxidoreductase subunit L — translation MIASSWLLVAFPALGALILLAGGKRTNAWGHLLGIATVVASFAYGLAMFFGNSFAEVVDTTVYSWIPVGALQVDFGLRIDPLSMTFVLLVTGVGSLIHIYSVGYMSDDADRRRFFGYLNLFVAAMLVLVLSNSFVTLYLGWEGVGLASYLLIGWYQDRPSAATAAKKAFLMNRVGDVGLALAIFLMFKYIGSTAYSEVFAGIGEVSPAVVTAIGLLLLLGAVGKSGQFPLQAWLPDAMEGPTPVSALIHAATMVTAGVYLIARSAPIYNLTEDGRLMVTIIGAFTLLLGSIIGCAYDDIKKVLAYSTVSQIGYMMLAVGLGPFGYALGIAHLLTHGFFKAGLFLGAGSVMHGMNDEVDMRKFGGLYKSMPITFATFGLGYLAIIGFPFLSGFYTKDAIIEAAFGQGGWRGWVFGGAALLAAGITGFYMTRLMLLTFFGKQRWRETTSADGRQFHPHESPPVMTVPMIVLAIGSVAAGFLLVSGGALAEFLTPSVGELAESEHGVLPHALIPWLTVGLSALGVLLAWALFGRQEVSIERPRNVSWPVRAARKDLYGNALNEALVATPGLWITRFAVFLDNRGVDGAVNGIAAAFGGGSGRLRRLQTGFVRSYALSMLGGSFLLVAALLLVRFS, via the coding sequence TTGATCGCATCATCGTGGCTGCTGGTGGCGTTCCCCGCGCTCGGTGCGCTCATCCTGCTTGCGGGAGGTAAGCGGACCAACGCGTGGGGACACCTGCTCGGCATCGCTACCGTCGTCGCGTCGTTCGCCTACGGGCTCGCGATGTTCTTCGGCAACTCCTTCGCCGAAGTCGTGGACACCACCGTCTACTCGTGGATCCCCGTCGGAGCCCTGCAGGTCGACTTCGGACTGCGGATCGACCCGCTTTCGATGACCTTCGTATTGCTTGTCACCGGAGTCGGGTCGCTTATCCACATCTACTCGGTCGGCTACATGTCCGACGACGCCGACCGGCGCCGGTTCTTCGGCTACCTCAACCTGTTCGTCGCGGCGATGCTGGTGCTGGTGCTCAGCAACAGCTTCGTGACGCTGTACCTGGGTTGGGAGGGCGTCGGGCTGGCGTCCTACCTGTTGATCGGCTGGTACCAGGACAGGCCGTCGGCGGCGACCGCGGCCAAGAAGGCGTTCCTGATGAACCGCGTCGGCGACGTCGGACTGGCGCTGGCGATCTTCCTGATGTTCAAGTACATCGGCAGCACCGCCTACTCCGAGGTCTTCGCGGGCATCGGCGAGGTGTCGCCCGCGGTGGTCACCGCGATCGGCCTGCTGCTGTTGCTCGGCGCGGTCGGCAAGTCCGGCCAGTTCCCGCTGCAGGCGTGGTTGCCGGACGCGATGGAGGGTCCGACTCCGGTGTCGGCGCTCATCCACGCGGCGACCATGGTCACGGCCGGTGTGTACCTCATCGCTCGTTCCGCGCCGATCTACAACCTGACCGAGGACGGCAGGCTGATGGTCACCATCATCGGCGCCTTCACGCTGCTGCTCGGCTCGATCATCGGGTGTGCCTACGACGACATCAAGAAGGTGCTCGCCTACTCCACGGTGAGTCAGATCGGGTACATGATGCTCGCGGTGGGGCTCGGCCCGTTCGGCTACGCGCTCGGCATCGCACACCTGCTGACCCACGGCTTCTTCAAGGCCGGGTTGTTCCTCGGCGCGGGGTCGGTCATGCACGGCATGAACGACGAGGTCGACATGCGCAAGTTCGGCGGGCTCTACAAGAGCATGCCGATCACGTTCGCCACGTTCGGCCTCGGCTACCTCGCCATCATCGGGTTCCCCTTCCTTTCCGGCTTCTACACCAAGGACGCCATCATCGAGGCGGCCTTCGGCCAGGGGGGCTGGCGCGGTTGGGTGTTCGGCGGCGCGGCACTGCTCGCCGCCGGGATCACCGGCTTCTACATGACGCGCCTGATGTTGCTGACGTTCTTCGGCAAGCAACGCTGGCGGGAGACCACGTCCGCCGACGGCAGGCAGTTCCACCCGCACGAGTCGCCACCGGTGATGACAGTGCCGATGATCGTGCTGGCCATCGGTTCGGTGGCCGCGGGCTTCCTGCTGGTCTCCGGCGGCGCACTCGCGGAGTTCCTCACGCCATCGGTGGGCGAACTCGCCGAGTCCGAACACGGCGTGCTGCCGCACGCGCTGATTCCCTGGCTGACCGTCGGGCTCTCCGCGCTCGGCGTGCTGCTGGCGTGGGCGTTGTTCGGCAGGCAGGAGGTGTCGATCGAGCGGCCGCGCAACGTGTCCTGGCCGGTGCGGGCCGCCCGTAAGGACCTCTACGGCAACGCGCTCAACGAGGCTCTTGTCGCCACACCCGGACTCTGGATCACGCGGTTCGCGGTGTTCCTCGACAACCGCGGCGTCGACGGCGCCGTCAACGGGATCGCGGCGGCGTTCGGCGGCGGCTCCGGCCGGCTGCGAAGGCTGCAGACCGGGTTCGTCCGTTCCTACGCGCTTTCCATGCTCGGCGGCTCCTTCCTGCTGGTCGCCGCCCTGCTCCTGGTGAGGTTCTCATGA
- the nuoN gene encoding NADH-quinone oxidoreductase subunit NuoN, protein MNVFLAQQAERIDAPGIDYAAVLPMLIVLGAACLGVLLEAFLPKHQRWSSQVVLSLLALVAAGAALAAYASSSPPAGVTTFSGTISVDRPALFLWGTLLALSVAALLLIADRSVEPGGSFVAEAGISPGTIQDRAQVGSTGMQTEVFPLSLFALGGMMVFTAANDLLTMFVALEVLSLPLYLMVGLARRRRLLSQEAAVKYFLLGAFASAFFLYGLALLYGYAGSVRFAEIANATAGTDRSDTLLFAGFGLLMVGLLFKASVGPFHTWTPDVYQGAPTPVTAFMAACTKVAAFGGMLRVLTVAFESTSWEWRGVLWGVAIVSMVIGAVLGLTQTDVKRMIAYSSIAHAGFLLIGTMALTEEGLSGTMFYLLAYGFTTLAAFGVVSLVRDSTGEATHLSAWAGLAKRSPVLAAVFTFLLLALAGIPLTSGFVGKFVVFSAALSDGMAPLVVIALVFSAVAAFFYLRVVVLMYFSEPAPDGPTVSVPGAFTTAAITLGVVVTLLLGIAPTFALDWAGSGGFALTS, encoded by the coding sequence ATGAACGTTTTTCTCGCACAGCAGGCCGAGCGCATCGACGCGCCGGGCATCGACTACGCGGCGGTGCTGCCGATGCTGATCGTGCTCGGTGCCGCGTGCCTCGGGGTGTTGCTCGAGGCATTCCTGCCGAAGCACCAGCGCTGGTCCAGCCAGGTGGTGCTGAGCCTGCTCGCGCTGGTTGCCGCCGGAGCCGCGCTGGCCGCCTACGCGAGCAGCTCGCCGCCGGCAGGCGTGACCACCTTCAGCGGCACGATCTCGGTGGACCGGCCCGCGCTGTTCCTGTGGGGCACGCTGCTCGCGCTGTCGGTCGCGGCGCTGCTGCTGATCGCCGACCGCTCCGTGGAGCCCGGCGGTTCCTTCGTCGCGGAGGCGGGCATCAGCCCCGGCACCATCCAGGACCGCGCCCAGGTCGGTTCCACCGGCATGCAGACCGAGGTCTTCCCGCTCAGCCTGTTCGCGCTCGGCGGCATGATGGTGTTCACGGCCGCCAACGACCTGCTCACCATGTTCGTGGCGCTGGAGGTGCTGAGCCTGCCGCTGTACCTGATGGTGGGGCTGGCGCGCAGGCGCAGGCTGCTGTCGCAGGAGGCGGCGGTCAAGTACTTCCTGCTCGGTGCGTTCGCCAGCGCGTTCTTCCTTTACGGTCTGGCGCTGCTGTACGGCTACGCGGGTTCGGTGCGGTTCGCCGAGATCGCCAACGCCACGGCGGGCACCGACCGCTCCGACACTCTGCTGTTCGCCGGCTTCGGCCTGCTGATGGTCGGCTTGCTGTTCAAGGCGTCGGTCGGACCGTTCCACACCTGGACACCGGATGTGTACCAAGGTGCGCCGACACCGGTGACGGCGTTCATGGCGGCGTGCACGAAGGTCGCCGCGTTCGGCGGCATGCTGCGGGTGCTGACGGTGGCGTTCGAGTCCACCAGTTGGGAATGGCGCGGCGTGCTGTGGGGCGTGGCGATCGTGTCGATGGTGATCGGCGCGGTACTGGGCCTCACCCAGACCGACGTGAAGCGGATGATCGCCTACTCCTCGATCGCGCACGCGGGTTTCCTGCTCATCGGCACCATGGCGCTGACGGAGGAAGGCCTCTCCGGCACGATGTTCTACCTGCTGGCGTACGGCTTCACCACGCTGGCGGCGTTCGGTGTGGTCTCGCTCGTGCGCGACTCCACGGGGGAGGCGACCCACCTGTCGGCGTGGGCCGGACTGGCCAAGCGCTCTCCGGTGCTCGCCGCGGTGTTCACCTTCCTGCTGCTCGCACTGGCCGGCATTCCGCTGACCAGCGGGTTCGTCGGCAAGTTCGTGGTGTTCTCCGCCGCGCTCTCCGACGGTATGGCACCGCTGGTGGTGATCGCGCTGGTGTTCAGCGCCGTCGCCGCGTTCTTCTACCTGCGCGTGGTGGTGTTGATGTACTTTTCCGAGCCCGCGCCCGACGGGCCGACGGTGAGCGTTCCGGGAGCGTTCACCACGGCGGCGATCACGCTCGGCGTAGTGGTCACCCTGCTGCTCGGTATCGCGCCGACGTTCGCCCTCGACTGGGCGGGCTCCGGCGGGTTCGCGCTTACCTCCTAG